The sequence TCGGCCCCAACATGTGAACGGAACCTCAACCTATTTCGGGCTGGTCTTTGCCAGAAAGGGGAGCGGGCTCGGCAGCGCAGAGAGCCTGCGCGGGAAACGGATGGTCTTTGTCGACCGCGCAACGACGGCGGGCTATCTATTACCCCTAGCGTATTTCAAAAAGATCGGCATCAGCGATTACGAAAATTGGTTTGACAAGTTTTACTTCAGCGGCACCCACGAAGATGCGATCATGGATGTTCTGAACGGGCTCGCGGATGTCGGCGCCGCCAAGAATACGGTCTATGAGAATCTGGTCTTAAAAGACCTGAATCACATGGACAAGCTGGAAATTCTGGCAACGTCTCCGCCCGTCCCCTCCAATGCCCTCCTCGTGAAAAGCACCTTCCCGGCCGACTTCAAAATTCTTCTCCGCAACAAATTGCTGACCATGGACCAGTCCGCCGCCGGCAGAAAAGCCCTGGCAGAAATCAACTCGACAAAATTTATCGAAACGACCGTTGC comes from Desulfuromonas acetexigens and encodes:
- a CDS encoding phosphate/phosphite/phosphonate ABC transporter substrate-binding protein, encoding MHKKLHVSAKYLILLVIGCVFFLHGCGRQDSALAQETPEIKRPTIKIGLIPEQNLFEQKKRYAPLFDYLSAELGVVFESHILSRYGNIVDNFNELGLDGAFMGSFTGALAIQKLGVEPLVRPQHVNGTSTYFGLVFARKGSGLGSAESLRGKRMVFVDRATTAGYLLPLAYFKKIGISDYENWFDKFYFSGTHEDAIMDVLNGLADVGAAKNTVYENLVLKDLNHMDKLEILATSPPVPSNALLVKSTFPADFKILLRNKLLTMDQSAAGRKALAEINSTKFIETTVADYQPVLDYATSIGINLAEYDYRNQ